In a single window of the Terrirubrum flagellatum genome:
- a CDS encoding phage tail protein: protein MIGPVVFDMTGVNHQSLSNEEKTAFGKHDVVGAAPIYEFGGEDEAKLTIEGKLLPRHLGGLDGLEALKAMRATGVAWMAVRGDGFPLGWHLIEKIKDKHGELDFNGVGQEVEFTVELLRAGAPNATTYLSLFNQIAGG from the coding sequence ATGATCGGTCCCGTCGTCTTCGATATGACCGGCGTCAATCATCAAAGCCTCAGCAACGAAGAGAAAACCGCGTTCGGCAAGCATGACGTCGTGGGAGCTGCGCCCATCTACGAGTTCGGCGGAGAAGACGAGGCCAAGCTCACGATCGAGGGCAAACTCCTCCCGCGTCATCTCGGCGGCCTCGACGGGCTTGAGGCGCTGAAGGCGATGCGGGCAACCGGCGTCGCATGGATGGCCGTGCGCGGCGACGGTTTTCCACTCGGCTGGCATCTGATCGAGAAGATCAAGGACAAACACGGCGAGCTCGATTTCAATGGCGTCGGCCAGGAAGTCGAGTTTACGGTCGAATTGCTGCGCGCTGGCGCGCCAAATGCGACGACCTATCTCTCACTGTTCAACCAGATTGCGGGCGGCTGA
- a CDS encoding tail protein X, whose amino-acid sequence MATVEITVKQDGVMLDLLLWRRFKALPDGFVEQVYEMNYGLAEKGEFLPLGTVVVAPIPDPNDVSAAQKVVSLWD is encoded by the coding sequence ATGGCGACGGTCGAGATCACGGTGAAGCAGGACGGCGTCATGCTCGACCTTCTGCTCTGGCGCCGTTTCAAGGCCCTGCCGGACGGCTTCGTCGAGCAGGTCTACGAGATGAATTACGGCCTCGCCGAGAAAGGCGAGTTCCTTCCGCTCGGGACCGTCGTTGTCGCGCCTATCCCCGATCCGAACGACGTGTCGGCGGCGCAAAAAGTCGTCAGCCTCTGGGATTGA